Proteins found in one Echinimonas agarilytica genomic segment:
- a CDS encoding DUF3313 family protein, translating into MKSAMKTFVIAAIGIGMITLSGVINAEEADVSFDQLTRVQSDKVRGLYVKPGADFSHYDAVMLDDATVSYRKSVLRTNSSVSRSEMKRRMDRASEKLSESFGELYAEEMNELGTYKVVDAAGENVLRLSPSIINLYLANPDPMRASGNTKIYAESAGEMTLVMEVRDSQSGEILARIVDPRQATDWNRMEWQTSVTNARESRKIIKRWAKVMSEGLLESAQQPAQP; encoded by the coding sequence ATGAAGTCTGCAATGAAAACCTTCGTTATTGCTGCGATTGGCATTGGAATGATCACATTATCAGGTGTGATTAATGCCGAGGAAGCCGATGTAAGCTTTGATCAACTCACCCGGGTTCAAAGCGATAAAGTACGTGGGCTCTATGTAAAGCCCGGCGCGGATTTTTCTCATTACGATGCTGTAATGCTCGATGACGCAACAGTCTCTTACCGCAAGAGCGTGTTGAGAACGAATAGCAGTGTAAGCCGCTCAGAAATGAAAAGGCGGATGGATAGAGCCTCAGAAAAGTTGAGCGAATCGTTCGGTGAACTTTATGCCGAAGAGATGAACGAATTAGGTACGTATAAGGTTGTGGATGCGGCGGGTGAAAATGTTTTAAGACTCTCGCCTTCCATTATCAATTTGTATTTGGCGAACCCCGATCCAATGAGGGCTTCAGGCAACACCAAAATTTATGCAGAATCAGCAGGCGAAATGACGCTAGTGATGGAAGTTAGAGATTCTCAGTCGGGTGAAATTCTTGCCCGAATTGTCGATCCACGTCAAGCAACGGACTGGAATCGCATGGAATGGCAAACCAGTGTCACCAATGCGCGTGAGAGTCGAAAAATCATTAAGCGTTGGGCGAAGGTGATGAGCGAAGGTTTGCTTGAATCTGCGCAGCAACCCGCGCAACCTTAA
- the crcB gene encoding fluoride efflux transporter CrcB, whose protein sequence is MGYLSTLSFVAAGGAIGACLRFLISEFSLAMFGRGFPYGTLTVNIIGSFCMGAMFIALEQSQIPGSPWRALISVGMLGALTTFSTFSMDNLALLQQGAIVKLALNIILNVSLCFAAVAAGYYLFQKSPVS, encoded by the coding sequence ATGGGTTATCTCTCTACTTTAAGTTTTGTGGCGGCCGGTGGTGCCATCGGTGCATGTTTGCGCTTTTTGATCTCGGAATTTAGTTTAGCGATGTTTGGTCGGGGCTTTCCTTATGGCACGCTAACGGTCAATATCATTGGCTCGTTTTGCATGGGCGCGATGTTCATTGCTTTAGAGCAGTCACAGATCCCAGGAAGCCCTTGGCGCGCACTCATTTCAGTGGGCATGTTGGGTGCCCTCACCACATTTTCTACATTTTCGATGGATAATCTTGCCCTGCTCCAGCAAGGCGCAATCGTTAAATTGGCGCTGAATATAATATTGAACGTGTCGCTATGTTTTGCTGCTGTGGCGGCCGGCTACTACTTGTTCCAAAAATCTCCAGTGAGCTAA
- a CDS encoding alkaline phosphatase family protein has protein sequence MSAKNKLAAKFKPATLNDVDVVISDEQRASQLVSDDVTMRLTQLTLRPGEHHRFSFRATPDCAVEVMLRAHQWLNISLLNASHSIPVEQEAFASIEPRIPITSETRLTSEEAIIATPTPPKSSPSLKAPSIDSVAINQPLTADLVTKALNKSRHGARAIVPGNTVFAPFDPFDPSDPIEDTDPPERIEETLPVDVVISVRDGDQIRRVTLHADSNSLSPARMSVEGIDVNDIIDVTFINPNEVGVICQTCVVRVERQVRTNTVSIDNEMLLRAFNGAFRSLSPMVKVENGLAVAQFEGEIAKELGIERMTKELPLEFDGGVTFAPGDIEIMGLEELVGQVLILLQRDVAKALSSAVSENSDRIALRTHRDTVVLSDDFIRELRTEYFEVQPKVKDKLLRLAAPADLTTSIRNILLAQLSALLESYPLLTNLNPHKPADLAMKASYRLTELQGNAGPISLELDEIQAVCFIAFNQISQQQNAPSGDLPYDRLTVGSIRPAIHFKLAISDIDLDIDVPLHLDILSAGTLTLGALLLAEGGEALLNAFADDLETSLPKAIYAVIDEHGAAYGDLLAATLTRIANRDHVFHRIAANRSEIVVATINPAQLSVPHDPDFNRRRPATVGIEESLEPVRPLDQPLGEQPEFAAVTPNERLQNIDHLVFIMMENRSFDHMLGYLSHPDFGARDDVEGLDGRARVLGGDLTGSVATPLAGPNRAFFPNLPHVHKSIVKQINNGAMDGFASEYARKLARTTSINKAGLNNDPQRVLRFQTPNIVTTYAHFAEHFAVCDHWFSSVPAGTYPNRSCYYSGVTRSLTNDEIIDDFGYLNELTLFDVLDHVGVEWNVFESDITFLRVFERYRLESERIRPLEELTELPAVTFIDPNFTGFPSDENNNDDQPPTDTMRGQAFIHEVVTKIQAMPEWQSTMIVITYDEHGGFADHVSPPGAPGSSHPPVNGVSPISLSHPQAETYGVRVPAFVVSPHVEPGSVAHNIFDHACVFKTVLQRFAPQFLNSAIIPERVRRSRHLGEVLADGPVQAASDPIPAPFANELVLKRSHSGRIVDRELEDIEDFSFALKQLGRPTVKSRR, from the coding sequence ATGTCTGCAAAAAATAAGCTTGCCGCCAAGTTCAAACCCGCCACGTTAAATGATGTTGACGTTGTGATTAGTGATGAACAAAGAGCATCACAATTGGTGTCTGATGATGTCACAATGAGGTTAACTCAATTGACGTTGCGCCCCGGTGAACATCACCGGTTTTCATTCAGGGCGACGCCTGACTGTGCTGTTGAAGTGATGTTACGGGCTCACCAATGGCTGAACATCTCACTACTGAATGCCAGTCACAGTATCCCTGTTGAACAAGAGGCATTTGCATCAATTGAACCCAGAATACCCATCACTTCCGAGACTCGGCTGACAAGTGAAGAGGCCATAATAGCAACGCCAACGCCCCCAAAAAGTTCTCCTTCACTTAAAGCGCCATCTATCGATAGCGTAGCCATTAATCAGCCTCTAACTGCTGATCTTGTGACTAAGGCATTGAATAAGTCTAGGCACGGAGCCCGAGCAATAGTACCTGGCAATACTGTTTTCGCTCCCTTTGATCCATTTGACCCCTCTGACCCGATCGAAGATACAGATCCGCCTGAGCGCATTGAAGAAACGCTTCCAGTCGATGTGGTGATCAGTGTTCGAGATGGCGATCAAATTCGTCGGGTTACCCTGCATGCAGATAGCAATAGCTTATCTCCGGCGAGAATGTCGGTCGAAGGCATTGATGTAAATGACATTATTGATGTGACCTTCATTAACCCAAATGAGGTTGGGGTTATTTGTCAGACCTGTGTAGTGCGTGTTGAACGCCAGGTACGTACTAATACCGTCAGTATTGATAATGAGATGCTGCTACGGGCATTTAATGGTGCTTTTCGCTCGCTTAGCCCGATGGTAAAAGTTGAAAACGGTTTGGCTGTTGCACAATTTGAAGGAGAAATAGCAAAAGAACTTGGCATAGAACGCATGACGAAGGAGTTACCGCTTGAGTTCGATGGCGGTGTGACATTCGCGCCGGGCGATATTGAAATTATGGGGCTGGAAGAATTGGTTGGGCAGGTATTGATTCTGCTGCAGCGGGATGTCGCCAAAGCGCTTAGCTCAGCCGTGAGTGAAAACAGCGACCGAATAGCACTTAGAACCCATCGTGATACCGTGGTTTTGTCTGATGACTTTATTAGGGAGTTACGAACAGAGTACTTTGAAGTCCAGCCCAAGGTTAAAGACAAACTATTGCGATTGGCGGCACCTGCCGATCTAACGACATCGATCCGCAATATTTTACTTGCTCAGTTAAGCGCCCTGTTGGAGAGCTACCCATTGCTCACCAACCTCAATCCTCATAAACCCGCCGATTTAGCCATGAAAGCCAGTTACCGATTAACTGAGTTACAAGGAAATGCTGGACCGATTAGCCTAGAGTTAGATGAAATTCAGGCGGTTTGTTTTATTGCTTTTAACCAAATATCACAGCAACAAAATGCCCCCAGTGGGGATTTACCTTATGATCGCCTGACAGTTGGAAGTATTAGACCTGCGATACATTTTAAGTTGGCGATTAGTGATATTGATTTGGATATTGATGTGCCTTTGCATCTCGATATTCTTTCCGCCGGCACTCTGACGCTCGGTGCGTTGCTGCTGGCTGAAGGCGGTGAAGCGCTGCTTAATGCATTCGCAGATGATCTGGAAACATCACTGCCCAAGGCGATATATGCAGTGATTGACGAGCATGGCGCTGCCTACGGCGACTTGTTAGCGGCAACGTTGACCCGAATTGCCAATCGCGATCACGTTTTTCATCGGATCGCAGCGAACCGTTCGGAAATTGTTGTTGCAACCATTAACCCTGCTCAGCTTAGCGTGCCACACGATCCTGACTTTAATCGTCGTCGCCCTGCTACAGTTGGTATTGAAGAATCACTTGAGCCTGTTAGGCCACTCGATCAGCCGCTTGGGGAGCAGCCAGAGTTCGCCGCAGTAACACCTAATGAACGATTACAAAACATTGACCATTTGGTGTTCATTATGATGGAAAATCGCTCATTTGATCATATGCTGGGTTACCTTTCTCATCCTGATTTCGGCGCACGAGACGATGTTGAAGGGCTTGATGGTCGCGCTCGAGTGTTGGGTGGAGATTTAACTGGATCTGTTGCCACGCCATTGGCGGGACCCAATCGAGCGTTTTTCCCTAACTTACCTCATGTTCATAAATCGATTGTGAAGCAAATCAATAACGGAGCAATGGATGGTTTTGCCTCTGAATATGCCAGAAAGTTGGCGCGAACCACTTCGATTAATAAGGCCGGATTGAATAATGACCCGCAGCGCGTGCTGAGGTTTCAAACCCCGAATATAGTGACTACGTATGCGCACTTTGCTGAACATTTTGCTGTTTGTGATCATTGGTTTAGCTCTGTTCCAGCCGGTACTTATCCTAACCGATCTTGTTATTACAGTGGTGTCACGCGGTCTCTGACCAATGACGAGATTATTGACGATTTTGGCTATCTTAACGAATTAACATTGTTTGACGTGCTGGATCATGTTGGTGTTGAGTGGAATGTTTTTGAAAGCGATATTACATTTTTGAGGGTGTTTGAACGTTATCGTCTGGAAAGTGAACGTATCAGACCGTTAGAAGAACTAACTGAGTTGCCCGCGGTTACATTTATCGACCCAAACTTCACCGGGTTTCCAAGTGACGAAAATAATAATGATGATCAACCGCCAACCGATACGATGCGGGGGCAAGCCTTTATTCATGAGGTGGTCACTAAAATTCAAGCGATGCCAGAATGGCAGTCAACCATGATTGTTATTACTTACGATGAACATGGCGGCTTTGCTGATCATGTTTCGCCTCCGGGGGCTCCGGGTTCAAGTCATCCGCCTGTTAATGGTGTTTCCCCAATCTCGTTATCACATCCTCAGGCAGAGACTTATGGGGTTCGCGTGCCTGCATTTGTTGTTTCGCCACATGTTGAGCCTGGCAGTGTTGCGCACAATATATTCGATCACGCTTGTGTGTTTAAAACTGTACTGCAACGTTTTGCCCCGCAATTTCTCAATTCGGCAATTATTCCTGAACGCGTGCGCCGCTCGCGTCATTTAGGCGAAGTACTGGCCGATGGGCCAGTTCAGGCCGCGTCTGATCCAATCCCCGCACCGTTTGCGAATGAGCTTGTGTTAAAGCGAAGTCACAGCGGCAGAATCGTTGATCGGGAGCTGGAGGATATCGAAGATTTTTCCTTTGCTCTCAAACAACTAGGCAGGCCAACGGTTAAATCGCGTCGATGA
- a CDS encoding YfhL family 4Fe-4S dicluster ferredoxin, with protein sequence MALIILDSCINCDMCEPECPNDAIALGDEIYEIDPDRCTECVGHYDKPTCESVCPIDCIEVDQSRIETEDQLLDKFYKLHG encoded by the coding sequence ATGGCTTTAATAATTCTCGACAGTTGCATTAACTGCGACATGTGTGAACCTGAGTGTCCGAATGATGCCATCGCTCTGGGCGATGAAATTTATGAAATCGACCCCGATCGCTGCACCGAATGTGTGGGACATTATGACAAGCCTACGTGTGAGTCAGTTTGCCCAATCGACTGTATTGAAGTGGATCAAAGCCGAATAGAAACAGAAGACCAACTGCTTGATAAGTTTTATAAACTTCACGGTTAA
- a CDS encoding universal stress protein produces MYKMILVPVDLTAPSRALLQRAVDFANTCNASIHVTYVEPGVSNYSLEDIEIELESVHEANQQKRLQQLRDLCADLPIPPEHIYMTQGNVAGHLIQLASAIHADLVIMGEHHSFWHMQHINRQVEKKLNCDLLTMVL; encoded by the coding sequence ATGTACAAAATGATTTTAGTGCCCGTTGATTTAACCGCGCCGAGTCGGGCACTGCTGCAACGTGCTGTTGATTTTGCAAATACCTGCAACGCGTCTATTCATGTGACTTATGTTGAGCCTGGGGTGAGTAACTACTCGCTGGAAGACATCGAAATTGAGCTAGAATCTGTTCATGAAGCAAATCAGCAAAAACGACTGCAACAGCTCAGAGACTTGTGTGCCGATCTTCCCATCCCCCCCGAGCACATTTACATGACTCAGGGCAATGTTGCGGGGCACCTAATTCAACTCGCGAGCGCCATTCACGCTGATTTAGTGATCATGGGTGAGCATCATTCATTTTGGCACATGCAACACATCAATCGGCAAGTTGAAAAGAAGCTCAATTGCGACCTGCTCACAATGGTGCTTTAA